The following coding sequences are from one Triticum dicoccoides isolate Atlit2015 ecotype Zavitan chromosome 4A, WEW_v2.0, whole genome shotgun sequence window:
- the LOC119288974 gene encoding phytosulfokines 4-like has translation MAPSPRPYASLLLPSLVLLLLVASSRAARVGATARNQAAQDGRAEEDAGGEAAAEAEDEGCGGGAEGGDGGDDECLMRRTLVAHTDYIYTQGGNHN, from the coding sequence ATGGCGCCATCACCTCGGCCGTACGCCTCTCTGCTGCTGCCATCTCTcgtcctgctcctcctcgtcgcctcctcCCGCGCAGCGAGAGTGGGAGCAACCGCAAGAAACCAGGCAGCCCAGGACGGCCGCGCAGAGGAGGacgccggcggcgaggcggcggcggaggcggaggatgaaggttgcggcggtggcgcCGAAGGGGGAGATGGAGGCGATGATGAGTGCTTGATGAGGAGGACGCTGGTGGCGCACACCGACTACATCTACACCCAGGGAGGAAACCACAACTAG
- the LOC119286200 gene encoding probable inactive heme oxygenase 2, chloroplastic — MPLAIAVPSAAALRRPYHFRFLHPPRKLSLSRTRCAPSPPAEAQPVPPQPRRYPRQYPGEAVGVAEEMRFVAMRLRNTKRTTRKGNNRADGSGEDDESREDEVEDNDDMDEEGNDEVKEEEEEEEEEDNHEVEEWMPSMEGFVGYLVDSKLVFDTVERIIAGSTDVAYVYFRKSGLERSASIEKDLEWFREQAIEIPEPSTFGSTYAAYLSELAGSSAPAFLSHYYNLYFSHTTGGLAIGKKTCDKILDGRLLEFYKWDSDPEILLKDAREKLNELSKHWSRKDRNLCLKEAAKCFQYMGRIVRLIVS; from the exons ATGCCGCTCGCCATTGCCGTCCCCtcggcggcggcgctccggcggCCATATCACTTCCGCTTTCTCCACCCTCCCAGAAAGCTTAGCCTATCGAGAACACGCTGCGCCCCTTCGCCCCCGGCAGAGGCGCAGCCAGTGCCTCCGCAACCCCGGCGATACCCGAGGCAGTACCCAGGCGAGGCGGTGGGCGTTGCCGAGGAGATGCGGTTCGTCGCCATGCGCCTCCGCAACACTAAGCGCACTACTCGTAAGGGCAATAATAGGGCTGACGGATCCGGGGAGGACGATGAATCGAGGGAGGATGAGGTGGAGGACAACGACGACATGGACGAGGAGGGAAACGACGaagtgaaggaggaggaggaggaggaggaggaggaggacaaccaTGAAGTGGAGGAGTGGATGCCCAGCATGGAAGGGTTCGTGGGCTACCTTGTGGATAGCAAGCTTGTCTTCGACACCGTTGAGCGGATCATAGCCGGGTCTACGGACGTCGCCT ATGTTTACTTCAGGAAAAGTGGTTTGGAACGTTCGGCTAGCATTGAAAAAGATTTGGAGTGGTTCAGAGAACAAGCAATTGAAATTCCAGAGCCAAGTACTTTTGGATCAACATATGCAGCTTATCTGTCTGAATTGGCTGGGAGCAGTGCCCCGGCCTTCCTTTCCCATTATTACAATCTTTATTTTTCTCATACAACTGGAGGGTTGGCGATTGGTAAAAAG ACGTGCGACAAAATTTTGGATGGGAGATTGCTGGAGTTCTACAAATGGGATTCTGACCCAGAAATTTTACTAAAAGATGCTAGGGAGAAGCTTAATGAGCTTAGCAAG CACTGGTCTCGGAAGGACAGGAACTTGTGCTTGAAAGAAGCCGCAAAATGCTTCCAGTACATGGGGCGGATCGTGCGGTTAATCGTTTCATAG